One Synergistetes bacterium HGW-Synergistetes-1 genomic window, CGAAGAGGCCGAATACAACAGCTGCTACAGGAATAAGAACATTGACCCATGCAGGGTTGTCAAGACGAGGTTCAAATTTTAAACGGATCATAGAGAGCTCTCCAGTCCTTGCAAAGTTGCAGTTACAACTATAAATTATATCAGATATAATAGATTGCTGAAGGGCGTGAGAGGCTAATGTGGAAGACAACTAAAATTGTTTTGTTTATGGTATTGGCGGCCTTTATTGCAGGACTCATGCCTACGATAATAGATTTAGCAGACAGGACTGTAATTTATTCAGTCAAGGAAGGCCTCTCTCTTCACCCTCAGTTTACGGCTTATTTGTCATCCTTCCTCCATACAGCGAAAAATTATACTTGGCACATCATTATCGCGTATGCTTTTATCATTGGAATAATTATATTTATGGAGGGACAGAATCCTGACAGGACGATACTCTGGCTCTTGACACTGCTGCTTGTTCCAGTGATGGGAGTCATCGTCTATATGATCATTGGACCCGACCTCAAAAACATGAAGAGCAGAAAGCTGTTCAAACCCTCAAAAGGCCTCCCGACAGACAAGACTCCATTTACAGAGGACAGAAGGTTCCTGACAGGCAGAGCTATACACACCACAAGCGGAGCAGATCTGACGATCAGGAACAGTGTCGATATACTGATCAATGGGGAGGAGACCTTTGACTCCATCAAAAGCGAACTCAGAAAGGCGAAGAAATTCATTCACCTGCAGTACTATATAATCAAAGATGATGAAATCGGCAGGGAGATACGCGACATACTGACAGAGGCAGCATCAATGGGAGTAAAGGTACGGATCCTCTATGATGCCGTGGGAAGCTGGAAACTAAGGCGCGAATACGTAAAGATTCTTAAAAAAGCCGGAGTAGACTGCCATTCATTTATGCCGGTCTCTTTCCCGATGTTCCGAAGAAAGATGAATTTCCGCAACCATAGGAAAATAATCGTTATTGACGGGGTCGTCGCCTTCACAGGAGGGCTTAACATTGGAGATGAATACCTTGGAAAGGGTCACCTGGGACACTGGCGCGACACACATGTTCGCCTGGAAGGAGAATCCGTTGGCGAACTCCACAAGATATTCCTTTACGACTGGTGCATGAGGTCAGGAGAAGATCCCAAAAAAATATGTGAGAATGTTTCATGTGATGACTGCGGCGGTGCTTCAGATCAGGATCTTTCAGAACTCCATGTCCTTCCTCTTCAGGTCGTTGCAAGCGGCATTGATAACGCATGGCATTCGATATCGATGGGATACTTCAGCATGATCTCGAGAGCAAGGGAAAGGGTATGGATTACAAGTCCTTATATTGTCCCCGGTCCTATCCTAGTGAACGCCATGATGACTGCTGCCCTTGCCGGTGTGGACGTTAGAGTGATGATGCCTGCCCAAAAAGACCATTTCCTTGTTTTCTGGGGAAGCCGGGGGAACGTAGAGCAGCTGCTGAGGGCTGGTGTCAGGGTCTACCAGTATAAAAAAGGATTTATACACACCAAAACTATTCTTGCAGATGACGACATATCCTCAGTAGGTACATGCAATATGGATGTAAGGAGCCTTGAGATCAATTTTGAAGTCCAGCTCTTCATATATGACAAAGAACTCAATTCTAAATTTGCTGAACAGTTCATTTCAGACACAGAAGACTCTGTTGAACTGACTCTTTATGAATGGGAAAAAAGGCCGATCTGGCAGAAGATCCTTGAGTCATTCGGCAGATTGTACTCGGCACAGATATAGATGAACGACAAAGCATACGAAAAAAGGTTCTCAGATCATCCGTTAATTTGGGTCATTTTCGGTTCGGCGGTCCTCTTTATCCACATTTTTATTTTTTTTAAAATTGCCGAAGCCGCAGTTGATGGACTGCTTAGTTTTGTCTGGCTTGCGCTGAGCACATTCATGATGTTCCTTCTCTTCGTATCGAGAAGAACAAAAAGGATCAGTTCCGCTGCCGGAAGAAAATGGACGGACAGGGTCAGCGGGGTTTGGATGCTTTTTGTACTCTTCACATTTTTCTTCCTTCTTCTCATCGGCTTTGTAAAAAAAATGACCGACCTGCCGCTTTCATCAGGGGCCGTACTTTCCGTCTCCTTTTTTCTCAGCCTTCTTTTGCTCGGAATGGGAATAAAGCAGGCCAATACGGTTCAAACAACCGTGATAAAAGTTCCCACCTCCAAGCTTCCCCAAGGCTGCGAAAGACTGAGGATAGTACAGCTTACGGACCTGCACCTGGGACCCTTTGTCGGACTGCCCCTCCTTGCCCAGATACTCCGCAAAGTGAGGGATGTCGATCCCGACATAGTTGTGGTCACGGGAGACCTGGCTGACGGGAGGCTGACAGGGCGCAAGCGTGAAATAGGGATGCTGAGGCGGATCAGGCCTCGTTACGGTATGTACGCAGTTCCAGGAAACCATGACTATTACGACGATATCGATGAGGCAGTCTTCTTCATGGAGTCAGGAGGGATGAAAGTCCTGAGGACAGAGGCTGTAGAAGCAGGCGGGATAATCATCGCCGGTGCTGACGACAAGGATCATCTTATAAAACAGCAATGGAACCTATCTCGTTCGGAGACGATGGTGCTTTCACATGAAAAGGAGCAGAGAGAGAAATTCCTTCTGCTGCTGAGACACCGCCCAATAGTTGAAAAGGGCACGGAGGGACACTTTGACCTTCAGCTCTCAGGGCATACCCACGGCGGCCAGCTGTTTCCACTCTTATCATCAAGGCACAGGATCCCCGGATATGCCAGGGGACTGAAAAAACTTAAATGCGGAGGATTCCTTTACGTAAGCAACGGCGCGGGATTTGTCGGTCCTCCCGTGAGGCTGCTTGCACCTCCCGAAATAGCAGTGATAGATCTGGTGAGAGAAAATGAAAGACAATAAAGGCCGTGATCAGGAATTATTCGGCAGGCTGAACGATTTTCTGCCTGACAACTATTCCGGTCCTGTCTCTCCTCTTGGGTCGCACCTAACCAATGAAATAGATATTTCC contains:
- the cls gene encoding cardiolipin synthase: MWKTTKIVLFMVLAAFIAGLMPTIIDLADRTVIYSVKEGLSLHPQFTAYLSSFLHTAKNYTWHIIIAYAFIIGIIIFMEGQNPDRTILWLLTLLLVPVMGVIVYMIIGPDLKNMKSRKLFKPSKGLPTDKTPFTEDRRFLTGRAIHTTSGADLTIRNSVDILINGEETFDSIKSELRKAKKFIHLQYYIIKDDEIGREIRDILTEAASMGVKVRILYDAVGSWKLRREYVKILKKAGVDCHSFMPVSFPMFRRKMNFRNHRKIIVIDGVVAFTGGLNIGDEYLGKGHLGHWRDTHVRLEGESVGELHKIFLYDWCMRSGEDPKKICENVSCDDCGGASDQDLSELHVLPLQVVASGIDNAWHSISMGYFSMISRARERVWITSPYIVPGPILVNAMMTAALAGVDVRVMMPAQKDHFLVFWGSRGNVEQLLRAGVRVYQYKKGFIHTKTILADDDISSVGTCNMDVRSLEINFEVQLFIYDKELNSKFAEQFISDTEDSVELTLYEWEKRPIWQKILESFGRLYSAQI